From the Capsicum annuum cultivar UCD-10X-F1 unplaced genomic scaffold, UCD10Xv1.1 ctg79512, whole genome shotgun sequence genome, the window TAGTTGTCTCAAATGCCTCATCATGAGCACCAGTAGGTGTAGCACCAACCCTGAGAGTCCCTGCATTGAAAACTCCATCAATGTCTTGCAACACTTTAGTTATAAACCCCTGAATCCATCAGTATCATCTTTTTCAGCTGGTTCCATTAACTCCGCGACAACAGTAGGCTGCCATGGCACCATAGACGAATCCGCCTCCATTCGCTGGAAAACAATCACCAATATTTGTACCAATGAAGCCTTAGCCGTCGTCTGATTCACCACATTCTTACTCTCCAAATAAATATCATAGCACGTCCTAACAACCTGCAACAAAGAATCCCCATGTATTCGAATCAAAACCGACGTCACAGCAGATAAAATAGACTTAGTTACAAGCAATTCCACCGCATCATCGCCCAAATCATGACATTTACAAACAAACCCAATCAATTTCGATAGAAGCTTCGCATCTGGACCCCAAGTGGGGTCCACTTCACCCCTAAGATAACCATAAGCAATGAGCTGCTGCACAGCATCAAGGGCAGCTTCAACAATCTTCAGATGACCCGAACCCGCAACATTAATCAAAGGGTTAAGAATAAGCTCTGACTCATTGAACGAAAGATCTAGAAGAACTCCAGGATGCGTTGTCGAATGAGTTGCCTAGTACTTCTATTGAT encodes:
- the LOC107854148 gene encoding brefeldin A-inhibited guanine nucleotide-exchange protein 2 codes for the protein MSQPYKVAMVGVKCKLGCTDAIVFMVVRTCYDIYLESKNVVNQTTAKASLVQILVIVFQRMEADSSMVPWQPTVVAELMEPAEKDDTDGFRGL